A genome region from Festucalex cinctus isolate MCC-2025b chromosome 17, RoL_Fcin_1.0, whole genome shotgun sequence includes the following:
- the wfikkn2b gene encoding WAP, Kazal, immunoglobulin, Kunitz and NTR domain-containing protein 2, producing the protein MWWMLFPRWIWFVAIGVWMELQVEVLPHVTDSHAGMCPNEMNPNLWVDAMSTCTRECGSDQECESFEKCCGNVCGNRSCVAARYVAGVKGPVVVPQQATCAGFTCAQQGAECDIWDGQPVCKCRDRCEREPHFTCASDGMTYYNRCYMDAEACSKGISLSVVTCRFHLAWSSASPASSPATTLRPTTTPLQVTVPPPAEPRAPVVVSSPVHQTVNAGDTASFPCDVTGGPPPEITWEKQLSEGVDKAVMGRNNVRGNMVVTNAGQLVIYNAGTHDSGVYTCTARNPSGSAQAHHALVVLPVEPSKNPAAINLTRCSPDECPKPPDSPQLCESDLGKVSWFYDSQSNNCVSFRRCSGQQPGKSFESYDRCMQCCGPELSGPCDLPSLQGPCRAYEPRWAYSSSLRQCQSFIYGGCGGNDNNFESKEACEETCPYPKNHDCKTCKPRGKIVTSFCRSDFVVLGRMTELTEEKDSGRALVTVEEILKDEKMGLRFFGREPLEVNFVNMDWKCPCPNITGAAAAEEGQVIIMGNVSDGMAVLQPHSYVGASSPRRVRKLRELVSKNTCDILKAITNSPQ; encoded by the exons ATGTGGTGGATGCTGTTTCCACGTTGGATATGGTTTGTGGCCATCGGCGTGTGGATGGAGCTCCAAGTGGAGGTTCTGCCTCACGTCACCGACTCGCACGCGGGGATGTGCCCCAACGAAATGAACCCCAACCTGTGGGTGGACGCCATGAGTACTTGCACAAGAGAGTGCGGGTCGGATCAA GAATGTGAATCCTTTGAGAAGTGTTGCGGGAACGTGTGCGGGAACCGTAGTTGCGTGGCAGCCCGATACGTGGCTGGGGTGAAAGGCCCCGTGGTCGTGCCCCAGCAAGCGACCTGCGCCGGCTTCACGTGCGCCCAGCAAGGGGCAGAATGCGACATCTGGGACGGCCAGCCCGTGTGCAAATGCCGCGACCGCTGCGAGAGGGAGCCGCACTTCACGTGCGCCTCCGACGGCATGACCTACTACAACAGGTGCTACATGGACGCCGAAGCGTGCTCCAAGGGGATCAGCCTCTCGGTCGTCACGTGCCGCTTCCACCTCGCCTGGTCGAGCGCCAGCCCCGCGTCGTCCCCGGCGACCACCCTCCGCCCGACCACCACCCCGCTGCAGGTGACCGTCCCGCCTCCCGCCGAGCCTCGGGCGCCCGTCGTCGTGAGCAGCCCCGTTCACCAGACGGTAAACGCGGGCGACACGGCCAGCTTCCCGTGCGATGTCACCGGCGGACCCCCGCCCGAGATTACTTGGGAGAAACAGCTTTCAGAGGGCGTCGATAAGGCGGTCATGGGGCGCAACAACGTGCGGGGGAACATGGTCGTCACCAACGCTGGTCAACTTGTCATCTACAACGCCGGAACGCACGACTCGGGTGTCTACACCTGCACGGCTCGGAACCCGTCTGGCTCGGCGCAAGCCCACCACGCGCTCGTGGTGTTGCCGGTAGAGCCGTCAAAGAATCCAGCGGCGATCAACTTGACCCGCTGCTCCCCTGACGAGTGTCCGAAGCCCCCCGACAGCCCCCAGCTCTGCGAGAGCGACCTTGGCAAAGTGAGCTGGTTCTACGACTCGCAAAGCAACAACTGCGTCTCTTTTCGTCGCTGCAGTGGCCAGCAGCCGGGGAAGTCGTTTGAGAGCTACGACCGGTGCATGCAATGCTGCGGTCCCGAGCTGTCGGGCCCCTGCGACCTCCCCAGCCTGCAAGGGCCGTGTAGGGCCTACGAGCCGCGTTGGGCCTACAGCAGCAGCCTGCGCCAATGCCAGTCGTTCATCTACGGCGGATGCGGAGGCAACGACAACAACTTTGAGTCCAAGGAAGCCTGCGAAGAGACGTGCCCCTACCCGAAAAACCACGACTGCAAAACCTGTAAGCCGAGAGGTAAGATCGTGACCAGCTTCTGTCGCAGCGACTTTGTCGTCCTGGGACGCATGACCGAGCTGACGGAGGAGAAAGACTCCGGCCGCGCCCTCGTGACGGTGGAGGAGATCCTCAAGGACGAGAAGATGGGCCTGCGCTTTTTTGGTCGGGAGCCTCTCGAGGTGAACTTCGTCAACATGGACTGGAAGTGCCCGTGCCCCAACATCacgggcgccgccgccgccgaggaGGGCCAGGTCATCATCATGGGTAACGTTAGCGACGGCATGGCTGTGCTGCAGCCGCACAGCTACGTGGGCGCCTCGAGTCCTCGCCGCGTACGGAAGCTGAGGGAGCTCGTCTCCAAGAACACGTGTGACATTCTCAAAGCCATCACAAACAGTCCTCAGTAG
- the abcc3 gene encoding ATP-binding cassette sub-family C member 3 isoform X4 yields MDAHFLRFYVATSRQLKRLESVSRSPIYSHFSETITGSSVIRAFGRHAAFVSMSDTKVDDNQKSYYPGIVSNRWLGVRIEFIGNCIVLFAALFAVTGKNDLNPGLVGLSVSYALQVTMSLNWMVRMTSDLENNIVAVERVKEYSETKTEAPWEIEDKKPHPDWPMQGNVEFHNYSVRYREGLDLVLKNLTLSVKGGEKVGIVGRTGAGKSSMTLCLFRLLEAAEGEISIDDLRISEIGLHDLRSKLTIIPQEPVLFSGSLRMNLDPFEKYTDDDVWKALQHSHLHKFVSNQPAKLEMECSEGGENLSVGQRQLVCLARALLRKTRILILDEATAAIDLETDDLIQSTIRTQFEDCTVFTIAHRLNTVMDYTRVLVLDKGQIAEFDTPSNLISQRGIFYGMAKDAGLA; encoded by the exons AGGTTTTACGTTGCCACATCTCGGCAGCTGAAGCGTCTGGAGTCTGTCAGCCGCTCGCCCATTTATTCTCATTTCTCTGAGACCATCACGGGCTCGAGCGTTATTCGAGCCTTCGGCAGACACGCTGCATTCGTTTCCATGAGTGATACGAAAGTGGATGACAACCAAAAGAGTTACTACCCCGGCATCGTGTCCAACAG GTGGCTGGGGGTGCGCATCGAGTTCATCGGGAACTGCATCGTGTTGTTTGCTGCTTTGTTTGCGGTCACGGGAAAGAATGATCTCAACCCCGGCCTGGTGGGTCTGTCAGTGTCTTACGCTTTACAG GTGACCATGTCTCTGAACTGGATGGTGCGGATGACTTCTGACCTCGAGAACAACATTGTCGCCGTGGAACGAGTGAAGGAATACTCTGAGACCAAGACAGAG GCACCGTGGGAAATCGAAGACAAGAAGCCCCACCCTGATTGGCCCATGCAAGGGAATGTGGAGTTCCACAACTACAGTGTCCGCTACCGAGAGGGACTGGATCTGGTTCTGAAAAACTTGACGCTGAGTGTGAAAGGAGGAGAGAAG GTTGGTATTGTCGGTCGAACAGGAGCTGGCAAGTCATCCATGACGCTCTGCCTCTTCCGCTTGCTGGAAGCCGCTGAAGGCGAGATCTCCATCGACGACCTCAGGATCTCCGAGATCGGGCTGCATGACCTGAGGTCCAAACTTacaatcattccacag GAACCAGTCCTATTTTCCGGGTCACTGAGGATGAACCTGGACCCCTTCGAGAAGTACACCGATGACGATGTGTGGAAAGCGCTGCAACATTCCCATTTGCACAAGTTTGTGAGCAACCAGCCGGCTAAACTGGAGATGGAGTGCTCCGAGGGAGGAGAGAACCTCAG CGTGGGCCAGAGGCAGCTGGTGTGTTTGGCCCGAGCGCTCCTGAGGAAGACGCGAATCCTCATACTGGATGAAGCTACTGCCGCTATCGACTTGGAGACGGATGATCTCATCCAGTCCACTATCAGGACTCAGTTTGAAGACTGCACCGTTTTTACTATTGCACACAGGCTCAACACTGTTATGGATTACACAAG AGTGCTGGTGTTGGACAAGGGACAGATTGCAGAATTTGATACTCCGTCCAATCTCATATCACAGCGTGGAATCTTCTACGGAATGGCAAAAGATGCAGGACTGGCGTAA